Proteins from a genomic interval of Sphingobacterium sp. SYP-B4668:
- a CDS encoding phosphocholine-specific phospholipase C: MENRRDFIKKAALLTGSFGLFSALPDSIAAALAIEPAPGSTFYDAEHIVLLMQENRSFDHSFGTLKGVRGFNDPRAIRLPNNNLVWLQRNKEGQTYAPFRLDIDNSNAAWTRDLPHSWENQTSARNGGKHDNWLNAKRSGVKGQQDIPLTLGYYTRTDIPFYYALADAFTICDQHFCSSITGTTTNRHFFWTGKCVPAKGEKPLVRNSDVYFNKYASWKTFPERLEDNNISWKVYQNEVSIQNELGGDREPWLGNFTDNNLEWFDQYQIRYKTSHINFLNQRIAELPQEIKSLETEISKSKAAEVQKLQNTLANKRQQLDSYRNEVQKYSTEKFNTLPQNQQSLHLRAFQTNEKDPHYHQVEEVIMEENGQKYPITVPKGDVLFQFREDVKNGNLPTVSWLVAPQNFSDHPSAPMYGAWYASEILNILTQSPEVWKKTIFILNYDENDGYFDHIPPFVAPNPNDPSSGKTSADLDYRDEYVSKQQEIASGVSEQNATEGPVGLGYRVPLIVASPWSKGGWVNSEICDITSTIQFLEVFLSKKFNRSITEDNISTWRRAITGDLTSVFRKASSDTLSNPSFLDRNDQVFKINKTKQLQSPNNYHLFTNSEIESANQQPRKSTFLPQQESGIKNSNALTYELYIDGQVTSDTFRLDFKAANNLFGVKALGAPFNVYAGSDYRDGVAFWPFATSAGNSVDFAWKLADFKNGQYDLKAYGPNGFLRSFRGSAVDPAITASCIYELDKTGRPSGNIVIKISNTDRKQAYNIRINSDVYDKIDIRVSLKPGQERQVTIDNKKHHNWYEFRLTIDRFPHFLREYAGRVETDSPAMTDPQMG, encoded by the coding sequence ATGGAAAATCGAAGAGATTTTATAAAAAAGGCTGCGCTATTGACTGGTTCCTTTGGTCTATTTAGCGCCCTTCCTGATTCTATTGCCGCAGCCTTAGCCATAGAACCTGCCCCAGGTTCGACATTTTATGATGCCGAACATATCGTCCTTTTGATGCAGGAAAACAGGTCCTTTGACCATAGCTTCGGTACGCTAAAAGGAGTTAGAGGATTTAATGATCCTAGAGCTATCCGTTTGCCCAATAATAACCTGGTTTGGTTGCAACGCAACAAAGAGGGACAAACCTATGCCCCGTTCCGTCTAGACATTGACAATTCCAATGCTGCATGGACCAGAGATCTTCCACACTCGTGGGAAAATCAAACTAGTGCCAGAAATGGCGGAAAGCATGACAACTGGCTGAACGCTAAACGTTCTGGAGTCAAGGGTCAACAAGATATTCCATTGACCTTGGGCTATTATACCCGCACTGACATTCCTTTCTATTATGCCCTAGCCGACGCTTTCACGATTTGCGATCAACACTTCTGCTCTTCCATAACGGGCACTACCACCAATAGACATTTCTTTTGGACAGGTAAATGCGTGCCTGCAAAAGGAGAAAAACCCCTCGTCCGCAATTCAGATGTATACTTCAACAAATATGCTTCTTGGAAAACATTTCCCGAACGTCTAGAAGACAACAACATTTCTTGGAAAGTCTATCAAAATGAGGTTAGCATACAAAATGAGCTTGGAGGTGATCGGGAGCCTTGGTTGGGTAATTTCACCGACAATAATTTGGAATGGTTTGATCAATATCAGATACGCTACAAGACCAGCCATATCAATTTCTTAAACCAAAGAATTGCAGAACTACCCCAAGAAATCAAATCCTTAGAAACCGAAATCAGTAAATCGAAAGCCGCAGAAGTACAAAAACTACAGAACACCCTCGCTAACAAACGGCAGCAGTTAGATAGCTACCGCAATGAGGTGCAAAAGTATAGTACAGAAAAGTTCAATACCCTCCCTCAAAATCAACAATCCTTACATCTTCGCGCATTCCAAACCAATGAAAAAGATCCTCATTATCATCAAGTTGAAGAGGTCATAATGGAAGAAAATGGACAAAAATATCCCATTACAGTTCCAAAAGGAGATGTTCTTTTCCAATTTAGGGAGGATGTCAAAAATGGAAACCTTCCTACCGTATCTTGGCTTGTCGCCCCGCAAAACTTCTCAGACCATCCCAGCGCTCCAATGTACGGTGCATGGTATGCATCCGAAATACTCAACATCCTTACCCAATCACCAGAAGTATGGAAAAAAACAATCTTCATTCTCAATTATGACGAGAATGACGGATATTTTGATCATATTCCTCCTTTTGTTGCCCCCAATCCCAATGACCCCTCCTCAGGCAAGACATCAGCCGACCTAGACTATAGGGATGAATATGTAAGCAAGCAACAAGAGATCGCATCTGGTGTATCCGAACAAAACGCAACAGAAGGACCGGTAGGGCTTGGCTACCGAGTTCCACTCATTGTAGCATCCCCGTGGTCAAAAGGAGGGTGGGTCAACTCCGAAATATGTGATATTACCTCTACTATCCAATTTCTGGAAGTATTCCTCAGTAAAAAATTCAACCGTTCAATTACCGAGGACAACATTAGTACATGGCGAAGGGCAATCACAGGTGATCTCACCTCGGTATTTAGAAAAGCATCTTCTGATACGCTTTCCAATCCATCATTTTTGGATCGCAATGATCAAGTGTTCAAGATTAATAAAACCAAACAATTACAATCACCCAACAATTATCATCTATTCACAAATTCGGAAATTGAAAGCGCCAATCAACAACCTAGAAAAAGCACTTTCCTTCCACAGCAAGAATCTGGAATAAAAAATTCCAACGCTCTTACGTACGAACTTTACATAGATGGTCAAGTCACATCAGATACTTTCAGACTGGATTTTAAAGCCGCCAACAATCTCTTTGGTGTCAAAGCCTTAGGAGCACCTTTCAATGTATATGCAGGTTCTGATTACAGAGATGGGGTAGCCTTTTGGCCGTTTGCAACCTCTGCTGGAAATTCTGTAGATTTCGCTTGGAAACTCGCTGATTTCAAAAATGGTCAATACGATCTCAAAGCTTACGGCCCGAATGGGTTTCTAAGATCATTCCGAGGAAGCGCTGTTGATCCTGCGATAACAGCATCGTGTATATATGAGCTAGACAAGACTGGCAGACCATCGGGCAATATCGTCATCAAAATATCAAATACAGACAGGAAACAAGCGTACAACATCCGTATCAATAGCGATGTATACGATAAAATAGATATCCGGGTGTCGCTCAAACCGGGGCAAGAAAGACAAGTCACAATAGATAACAAAAAACACCATAATTGGTACGAATTCAGGCTTACTATTGATCGCTTCCCTCATTTCTTACGCGAATATGCTGGTCGTGTAGAGACCGACTCGCCTGCTATGACAGACCCTCAAATGGGTTAA
- a CDS encoding S41 family peptidase, with product MNKRLKLYCGLVLTSVIAVAANAQEQETLLLRSPSISQHHISFVYGGDIWIASKDGSNPHRLTINPDIEQNPIFSPDGKQIAFTGNYDGNTDVYVIPISGGEPRRVTYHPSADVVRGWIDNDEIYFTSTQDFEYSLGSRLFKIDIHTGKSQALPMPEAYQGSPSADGNSWAYIKNGDPTERDRVAFKRYRGGGMPSIWIFDNKTANIQIVPGERSNDVKPIWLGEKVYFLSDRDKIVNVYSYDVKSKKVEKLTNFKDYDVRTLGGFGDELIFEAEGKIYILNVKSSRYSAVPIYISADNLYKRTHYVDISKDIRNWNLSPTGQRAIFESRGEIVTIPKEKGDARNISNAPGSHEKFPDWSPNGKWISYLSDARGKYELVLRDQKAKNDPLYITLGDNYFYFDPTWSPDSKKLFFNDAHLNLYYVDIESKKVVKVDDDKLGSHTGRTGNHFQPSWSPDSKWISYIKTLPNAVTAIFMYNLESRQSNQVTDGMSAVRQPVFSRDGKYLFFSASTNTGLTNSGLHMSAYDRPVNYSVYAFMLSKDTPTLFKLESDEEPIGKEKEEEAKKEDKEDKKEEPKPKTIKVDFDGISNRIISLPLAPGYYRLNGQVSDFLLYQRGRTIGMFDLKKLEDKVLIEGANGFTVSADGKKMMYGLGDAYFIVNANQKPIPDNGKLKLTGVKQLVDPIAEWKQVFNEVWALEKEFFYVENMHGANWNAVKTKYQRFLPFVNHRSDLSYLLNEMMGEMVVGHNYIYPGDQPSTPSVGVGMLGADYKVVDNRYRLEKIFSRLDWNPDLKAPLSEPGLNIEPGMFIVGVNGVELTADRNIYSLFEQTVGRQVVLTINSQPSMVGAREVVVKPIAFSDEINLRRTEWVERNRKRTDELSKGQIAYVYMPNTGSEGYTSFNRYYFSQMDKKALLLDERNNGGGSVADYVIDLLSRDLIAGWAIRDGRSFTTPGNGIYGPKAMIINENAGSGGDMMPYMFRHKGLGKLVGRTTMGILVGISGYPPLLDGGRITAPNFGVFDLNGQYIIENEGVAPDVFVEQTPKDLLEGRDPQLEKTIQILMEEMKTYPYKELKKPADPVRVN from the coding sequence ATGAATAAAAGATTAAAGCTTTATTGTGGCCTTGTTTTAACGTCTGTTATCGCAGTTGCGGCTAATGCTCAGGAGCAAGAAACGCTCTTATTGAGAAGTCCGAGTATTAGTCAACATCATATTTCTTTTGTATATGGTGGTGATATTTGGATTGCTTCAAAAGATGGAAGTAATCCACATCGATTGACTATAAATCCTGACATTGAACAGAATCCTATTTTCTCTCCAGATGGTAAGCAAATAGCCTTTACTGGTAATTATGACGGCAATACCGACGTGTATGTAATACCTATTTCTGGCGGAGAGCCTCGTCGCGTTACCTATCATCCGTCTGCAGATGTAGTACGCGGATGGATTGATAACGATGAAATCTATTTTACCAGTACCCAAGACTTTGAATATTCACTAGGATCACGATTATTTAAGATAGATATCCATACGGGTAAGAGTCAGGCACTACCCATGCCAGAAGCTTACCAAGGCTCTCCATCGGCAGATGGAAACTCTTGGGCCTATATCAAAAACGGAGACCCCACAGAGCGCGATCGGGTTGCATTTAAACGATATCGAGGAGGTGGTATGCCGTCCATTTGGATATTTGATAACAAAACTGCAAATATCCAAATCGTGCCGGGTGAACGAAGTAACGACGTAAAACCGATTTGGTTAGGCGAAAAAGTGTATTTTCTTTCGGACAGGGATAAGATCGTTAATGTATACAGCTATGATGTCAAGTCTAAAAAAGTGGAGAAGCTGACCAACTTTAAGGACTACGATGTCCGTACGCTGGGCGGATTTGGGGATGAGCTAATATTTGAAGCGGAGGGCAAAATATACATATTGAATGTTAAAAGTAGCAGGTATAGTGCTGTACCAATTTATATCTCGGCAGATAATCTTTATAAGCGAACCCATTATGTCGACATCAGCAAAGATATCCGGAATTGGAACTTGTCTCCAACAGGTCAACGCGCTATTTTTGAGTCTAGGGGCGAAATAGTAACCATCCCTAAAGAGAAGGGCGATGCACGAAATATATCGAATGCGCCTGGATCGCACGAGAAATTTCCAGACTGGTCACCTAATGGTAAATGGATTTCCTATCTATCGGATGCTAGAGGGAAGTACGAACTCGTCCTTCGGGACCAAAAGGCAAAAAATGACCCCTTATATATTACTTTGGGTGATAACTATTTCTACTTCGACCCAACTTGGTCGCCAGATAGTAAGAAGCTGTTTTTTAACGATGCACATCTTAATTTGTATTATGTAGATATAGAAAGTAAAAAGGTAGTCAAGGTAGATGATGACAAATTGGGGTCCCATACTGGACGTACAGGTAATCATTTCCAACCTTCGTGGTCTCCTGATTCAAAATGGATTTCGTATATCAAGACCTTACCGAATGCGGTGACAGCAATTTTTATGTATAACTTGGAAAGCAGACAAAGTAACCAAGTGACGGATGGCATGTCTGCAGTAAGACAGCCGGTATTCAGTAGAGATGGTAAATATTTGTTTTTCTCGGCCAGTACAAATACGGGTCTTACCAATTCGGGTCTTCACATGTCAGCATACGATAGACCTGTCAACTATTCGGTATATGCATTTATGCTGTCTAAGGATACTCCTACCCTTTTCAAATTGGAAAGTGACGAGGAGCCAATAGGTAAGGAAAAGGAAGAGGAAGCGAAAAAAGAAGATAAAGAGGATAAAAAGGAGGAACCGAAACCTAAGACGATAAAAGTGGACTTTGATGGCATCTCCAATCGTATAATAAGTTTGCCTTTGGCCCCGGGATATTATCGATTGAATGGTCAAGTTTCTGATTTCTTGCTTTATCAAAGAGGCCGTACTATTGGGATGTTCGATCTAAAAAAACTGGAGGACAAGGTGTTAATAGAAGGGGCAAATGGATTTACGGTAAGTGCTGATGGTAAAAAAATGATGTACGGTTTGGGAGATGCTTATTTTATTGTTAATGCTAATCAGAAACCCATTCCTGACAATGGAAAGCTTAAACTAACTGGGGTGAAGCAATTGGTAGATCCTATTGCTGAGTGGAAACAGGTTTTCAATGAAGTCTGGGCATTGGAAAAGGAATTTTTCTATGTCGAAAATATGCATGGGGCCAACTGGAATGCTGTTAAAACCAAATATCAACGCTTTCTTCCTTTTGTGAATCATCGGTCGGATTTGTCCTATTTGTTGAACGAAATGATGGGCGAGATGGTTGTAGGGCATAATTATATCTACCCAGGAGACCAACCCTCTACTCCATCGGTGGGTGTGGGCATGTTGGGCGCGGATTACAAGGTCGTGGATAATCGCTATCGTTTGGAAAAAATATTTTCGAGATTGGATTGGAACCCGGATTTGAAAGCTCCTCTATCGGAGCCGGGATTGAATATAGAACCCGGGATGTTTATTGTTGGCGTCAATGGTGTCGAGTTAACGGCCGATCGCAATATTTACAGTTTATTTGAACAAACAGTCGGGCGACAAGTCGTATTGACTATCAATAGTCAACCTTCTATGGTTGGCGCTCGAGAAGTGGTGGTCAAGCCAATAGCATTTAGTGATGAAATCAATTTGAGAAGAACCGAATGGGTAGAGCGTAACAGGAAGCGTACGGATGAGTTGAGTAAGGGACAAATAGCGTACGTATATATGCCCAATACTGGTAGTGAAGGGTATACATCCTTCAATCGTTATTACTTTTCGCAAATGGATAAAAAGGCATTGCTGTTGGATGAACGTAACAATGGTGGAGGATCGGTCGCGGACTATGTTATTGATCTGTTGTCGAGAGATTTAATCGCGGGTTGGGCTATTCGTGATGGCAGGAGTTTTACGACACCAGGAAATGGTATTTATGGACCAAAGGCGATGATTATAAACGAAAATGCAGGGTCTGGTGGAGATATGATGCCTTATATGTTTAGACATAAGGGGCTCGGCAAATTAGTAGGGCGTACGACGATGGGAATCTTGGTGGGAATAAGTGGTTATCCTCCTTTGTTGGATGGAGGTCGAATAACTGCGCCCAACTTTGGTGTCTTCGATTTGAATGGACAATATATTATCGAAAACGAAGGCGTCGCTCCAGATGTTTTTGTAGAACAGACACCCAAGGATTTGTTAGAGGGGCGGGATCCGCAGTTGGAAAAGACCATACAAATCTTAATGGAGGAGATGAAAACATATCCATACAAAGAGTTGAAAAAGCCAGCCGACCCAGTAAGGGTCAATTAG
- a CDS encoding SAM-dependent methyltransferase, with protein sequence MSKGTLYLLPVPLSDDAARASYTPYLQETINLITEYIVENEKTARKFLKQAGLTTPQSQLIVHDYGKHKRDKRNLGEFFAGLLSGKDVGLMSEAGCPGIADPGADIVAEAHRLGVKVVPLVGPSSILLALMASGFSGQKFAFQGYLPIDKADRSKKIKELENQAYKEKQTQIFIETPFRNNQLFAELLKVCKDQTKICVASSLTAEEEFIATLSVAQWKKRKDDFHKKPAIFLLYF encoded by the coding sequence ATGTCGAAAGGAACACTTTATTTACTCCCTGTGCCGCTTAGTGATGACGCGGCTCGGGCATCCTACACCCCCTATCTTCAGGAGACTATTAATCTTATTACAGAGTATATAGTCGAAAATGAAAAGACTGCGCGCAAATTTCTAAAACAAGCCGGATTAACGACTCCCCAAAGTCAATTAATCGTTCATGATTATGGAAAACATAAACGAGACAAACGGAATCTAGGAGAGTTTTTTGCGGGGTTGCTTTCTGGAAAGGATGTCGGGTTGATGTCAGAGGCTGGATGTCCTGGAATCGCTGATCCAGGCGCCGATATTGTGGCCGAGGCTCATCGATTGGGAGTCAAGGTCGTCCCTTTAGTAGGGCCAAGCTCTATATTATTGGCCTTGATGGCCTCCGGTTTCAGCGGCCAAAAATTTGCTTTTCAAGGATATCTGCCAATAGATAAGGCTGATCGTAGTAAGAAAATAAAGGAGCTGGAAAATCAAGCGTATAAAGAAAAGCAAACTCAAATCTTTATCGAGACACCTTTTCGTAATAATCAACTGTTTGCAGAGTTGTTGAAGGTTTGTAAAGATCAGACGAAGATTTGTGTAGCTAGTAGTCTGACAGCCGAAGAGGAATTTATCGCTACGTTGTCGGTAGCGCAGTGGAAAAAACGTAAAGATGACTTTCATAAAAAGCCAGCAATTTTTTTATTGTACTTTTAG
- a CDS encoding zinc ribbon domain-containing protein has protein sequence MEQTVEQKLKALWSLQTIHTKVDRIRQIRGELPIEVADLEDEIAGLETRIEKIRTDLDDLEDSIVKRKNMIKDAQSAIKKYEGQLNEVKNNREYDAISKEIEIQGLEIQVCEKRIKEYEFEIRNKTEQYESTVKSMDYSRGELDGKKNELDTITSETQKEEDALLKSSEGAEKNIEERLMNVYNRLRNSFKNGLAVVSIDRDSCSGCHNKIPAQMQSEIRQRKKIIICEHCGRVIVDEGIVLEVEGEIA, from the coding sequence ATGGAACAAACCGTAGAACAAAAATTGAAAGCATTATGGTCTTTACAAACCATACATACTAAAGTCGATAGAATTCGCCAAATAAGAGGGGAATTGCCTATTGAAGTAGCTGATCTTGAAGATGAAATAGCAGGACTGGAGACTCGTATCGAAAAAATCAGAACTGATTTGGACGATTTGGAGGATTCAATCGTGAAACGTAAGAACATGATCAAAGATGCTCAAAGTGCCATCAAAAAATATGAGGGTCAACTTAATGAGGTCAAAAATAACCGTGAGTACGACGCTATTTCTAAAGAAATCGAGATTCAAGGCTTAGAGATTCAAGTTTGTGAAAAACGAATTAAAGAATATGAATTCGAGATTCGTAATAAAACTGAGCAGTATGAAAGCACAGTTAAGAGCATGGATTATAGCAGAGGAGAACTAGATGGTAAGAAAAATGAACTGGATACAATCACTTCAGAAACTCAAAAAGAGGAAGATGCATTGTTGAAAAGTTCTGAAGGCGCAGAAAAGAACATTGAGGAACGTCTTATGAATGTCTACAACAGACTTCGTAACTCCTTCAAAAATGGTCTTGCTGTTGTTTCTATCGATCGTGATAGCTGTTCTGGTTGCCACAATAAGATTCCTGCACAAATGCAGTCCGAAATTCGTCAACGTAAGAAAATCATTATCTGTGAACATTGCGGACGTGTGATTGTAGATGAAGGGATTGTATTAGAAGTAGAAGGCGAAATCGCATAA
- a CDS encoding nucleoside-diphosphate sugar epimerase, giving the protein MDKTVYTALILGSTGLIGDILMHNLLASDCYSKIYAISRRPLGFEHPKMVNIVADYYSIDDYIKDLKVDHFYSCIGSTKSKTPERDIYYQIDHDYPYKVSKYLINNKLTNICIVSSIGANSKSKNFYLKMKGDLERDIIKLAIPNTFILRPSLLLGKRGEKRLLESISSFVMSVLNVFLLGRLKDYRSIKAEDVASTMQKITTSQRKGLHIIQTEKIKELA; this is encoded by the coding sequence ATGGATAAAACTGTCTATACGGCATTGATTTTAGGTTCTACAGGCCTGATAGGGGACATACTGATGCACAATCTATTGGCAAGCGACTGCTACTCAAAGATATATGCAATATCAAGGCGTCCGCTTGGCTTTGAACATCCCAAAATGGTCAATATCGTGGCTGACTATTATTCAATAGACGATTACATTAAAGATTTAAAAGTAGATCATTTCTATTCCTGTATAGGGAGTACAAAAAGCAAGACCCCTGAGCGAGATATATATTATCAAATCGATCATGATTACCCATATAAAGTATCTAAATACTTAATAAACAATAAGTTAACAAACATCTGTATTGTTTCAAGTATAGGTGCAAACAGCAAATCAAAGAACTTCTACCTTAAGATGAAAGGGGACTTGGAACGAGATATTATCAAGCTTGCCATTCCGAACACCTTTATTTTAAGGCCTTCCTTGCTTCTGGGAAAAAGAGGAGAGAAGAGGTTACTTGAATCCATATCATCATTTGTGATGAGTGTATTGAACGTGTTCCTATTAGGAAGGTTGAAAGATTACAGAAGTATAAAAGCAGAAGATGTGGCTAGTACGATGCAAAAAATCACCACATCTCAAAGAAAAGGATTACATATTATTCAAACAGAAAAAATAAAAGAATTAGCGTGA
- a CDS encoding Nif3-like dinuclear metal center hexameric protein produces MKIQELTTYLEEIAPLSYQESYDNSGLLVGNPQEELTSVLISLDCTESVVDEAIAKGCNLIISHHPIVFKGLKKFTGANYVERVIIKAIQNNIALYAIHTNLDNIFGGVSSKIGEKIGLTHTAILQQKKNLLLKLIVYVPRSHVESVREALFEAGAGSIGRYDQCSYNTAGYGTFRPLEGAEPSIGNIGQQERVEETKIEVIFPKSKERNILVAMYSSHPYEEIAYNIVTLENSFQEVGSGIIGNLSVPMAEEDFLRHLKDKLNLTVIRHTALRGKEVSRVAVCGGAGGFLLSDAKRSGADFFVTADYKYHEFFDAEEDIVIADTGHFESEQFTQELLLEIIRKKFANFAVLITEIDTNPIKYYS; encoded by the coding sequence ATGAAAATACAAGAACTTACGACATATTTGGAAGAGATTGCTCCGCTTTCCTATCAGGAATCATATGACAACTCCGGTCTTTTGGTGGGTAATCCACAAGAGGAGCTGACCAGTGTCTTGATATCTTTGGATTGCACAGAGTCTGTTGTCGATGAGGCAATTGCCAAGGGGTGTAATCTTATCATTTCACATCACCCCATTGTTTTTAAAGGGCTCAAGAAGTTTACAGGGGCCAATTACGTCGAGCGTGTGATTATCAAAGCAATTCAAAATAACATTGCACTGTATGCTATCCATACAAATCTCGACAATATCTTTGGCGGGGTTAGCTCTAAGATTGGCGAAAAAATCGGTTTAACCCATACAGCGATTCTTCAGCAGAAGAAAAACCTGTTGCTAAAACTAATTGTATATGTACCCCGATCGCATGTGGAGAGTGTTCGCGAAGCATTATTCGAAGCAGGGGCTGGAAGTATTGGTCGTTATGATCAATGTAGTTATAATACGGCAGGCTATGGAACATTTAGACCTCTTGAGGGCGCCGAACCAAGTATAGGAAATATTGGCCAACAAGAGCGCGTAGAGGAGACTAAAATCGAAGTGATATTTCCTAAATCCAAGGAGCGTAATATACTTGTAGCTATGTATTCAAGCCATCCATACGAGGAAATCGCCTATAATATTGTGACATTGGAAAATAGTTTTCAAGAGGTTGGGTCGGGAATTATCGGTAATTTGAGTGTTCCGATGGCCGAAGAGGATTTCTTACGACACTTGAAAGACAAGCTTAATCTGACAGTAATACGACATACTGCATTAAGAGGTAAAGAGGTCTCAAGAGTGGCAGTATGCGGTGGTGCTGGGGGATTTTTGCTGTCAGATGCCAAGCGCTCAGGTGCAGATTTCTTTGTGACGGCAGACTATAAGTACCATGAGTTTTTCGATGCGGAAGAAGATATTGTCATTGCAGACACGGGACATTTTGAAAGTGAACAATTTACGCAAGAATTATTGTTAGAAATTATTCGGAAAAAATTTGCTAACTTTGCAGTCCTAATAACGGAAATAGATACAAATCCAATAAAATACTACAGTTAA
- the apaG gene encoding Co2+/Mg2+ efflux protein ApaG — MVSQITEGVKISVEFIYQPEYSNPEKEHFMFAYRISIENIGDSTFQLMRRHWHIFDAIGEHREVDGDGVVGEQPIIEPGDTHQYVSGCNLKSEMGFMEGTYQMRRTLDDELFDVEIPRFNLIANHRLN, encoded by the coding sequence ATGGTATCTCAAATAACAGAAGGGGTTAAGATTTCGGTAGAATTTATTTATCAGCCAGAATACTCCAATCCGGAAAAGGAACATTTTATGTTTGCCTACAGGATATCTATTGAAAATATTGGAGATAGTACTTTTCAGCTTATGAGACGTCATTGGCATATTTTCGATGCTATTGGTGAGCACAGAGAGGTTGATGGAGACGGGGTAGTGGGCGAGCAACCCATCATCGAGCCAGGTGACACTCATCAGTATGTATCCGGATGCAATCTCAAAAGTGAAATGGGATTTATGGAAGGTACCTATCAAATGCGCCGTACTTTAGACGACGAACTTTTTGATGTTGAAATTCCGCGATTCAATCTCATCGCCAACCATAGATTGAACTAG